A genomic segment from Candidatus Zixiibacteriota bacterium encodes:
- a CDS encoding heterodisulfide reductase, whose product MTDEENKDVQDNTVENCDNPECEGKQGFVITEKTFGKEFLEKVKEISGQNIEKCMQCGTCSGGCPMAEVLQITPRQVMHLSALGQEELLVNKNTIWMCASCNTCAVRCPRGLDIPKVMEAIRQVFLRKNQNYIEPNQIPDEVLEDLPQIVMVSCFRKHTA is encoded by the coding sequence ATGACTGACGAAGAAAACAAAGACGTTCAAGATAATACCGTCGAAAACTGCGACAACCCGGAATGTGAGGGCAAACAGGGCTTTGTTATCACTGAAAAGACTTTTGGAAAAGAATTCCTGGAAAAAGTCAAAGAGATATCCGGTCAGAATATTGAGAAATGTATGCAGTGTGGAACGTGTTCCGGCGGCTGTCCGATGGCTGAGGTTTTGCAAATCACGCCACGGCAGGTAATGCATCTGTCGGCTCTCGGACAGGAGGAATTGCTGGTCAACAAGAACACGATCTGGATGTGCGCTTCCTGCAACACCTGCGCTGTCAGGTGCCCGCGGGGATTGGATATTCCCAAAGTTATGGAAGCGATTCGGCAGGTGTTTCTGCGCAAGAACCAAAACTATATCGAGCCGAACCAGATTCCCGACGAGGTCCTCGAGGATCTTCCGCAGATCGTCATGGTCAGTTGTTTCCGCAAACATACAGCCTGA
- a CDS encoding FAD-binding protein: MPYPEALKDLMKKVEETRPARVERKQADKEFPMMSLEEREDILKFHPDYIDEGRREIKIGPNKGYKIAHEVVDMLEAKSRVEPAKVDLTKADYETDVLVIGGGGAGTSAALLAQEQGAKVIIATKLRHGDANTMMAEGGIQAATKNWKDSPYYHYLDVVGGGHFKNKPELVETLVSEAPDVIKWLVELGCNFSRFDDGTLKTLHGGGTSRKRMHFAADITGAEMMRTVRDEARNRCEDIKVLEFSPAVELILNDKGECAGALMYNMDTEEYFIIKAKAVVMATGGSGRLHVQNFMTTNHYGATGDGLVMGYRAGVGLCFLHTIQYHPTGVIFPEQAEGILITEKFRGSGANLVNIKGEQFVNEREPRDIEASAIIRECVDRGLGVPTPTGKFGVWLDSPMIDHLSGEGTVEKEFPGKFILYKRFDIDISKEPMLIYPTLHYQNGGLEFKKDGSTAVKGFFIAGEVGGGTHGENRLMGNSLLDIMVFGRIAGKNAGEFAKDRSDLGQLSLEHVDKYHKEMAEAGIETDRVAPMLLPDYTPVEIKERELTSHYVGTIR; this comes from the coding sequence ATGCCGTATCCCGAAGCATTGAAAGACCTCATGAAAAAGGTCGAAGAGACCCGCCCGGCGCGTGTCGAACGCAAACAGGCGGATAAGGAATTTCCGATGATGTCTCTGGAGGAACGCGAGGATATCCTCAAATTCCATCCTGATTATATCGATGAAGGTCGCCGAGAGATCAAAATCGGTCCCAACAAAGGCTATAAGATAGCCCATGAAGTGGTCGATATGCTCGAGGCCAAAAGCCGGGTCGAACCCGCTAAGGTTGACCTGACGAAGGCCGACTACGAGACCGACGTGCTCGTTATCGGCGGGGGAGGAGCCGGAACCTCAGCCGCTCTGCTGGCCCAGGAACAGGGCGCAAAAGTGATTATAGCTACCAAGCTTCGTCATGGCGATGCCAATACGATGATGGCCGAAGGCGGTATTCAGGCCGCCACCAAGAACTGGAAAGATTCGCCTTATTATCATTACCTGGATGTCGTCGGTGGCGGTCATTTCAAGAATAAACCGGAACTGGTAGAGACCCTTGTGTCTGAGGCTCCGGATGTCATCAAGTGGCTGGTCGAACTGGGTTGCAATTTCTCCCGATTCGATGACGGCACTCTGAAGACTTTGCACGGCGGAGGTACCTCTCGCAAGCGTATGCATTTCGCGGCCGATATCACCGGGGCCGAGATGATGCGTACAGTCCGTGACGAGGCCAGGAATCGTTGTGAAGACATCAAGGTGCTCGAATTCTCTCCGGCAGTCGAATTGATCTTAAACGACAAAGGCGAATGTGCCGGGGCTTTGATGTATAACATGGATACTGAAGAATATTTCATCATCAAGGCCAAAGCTGTCGTCATGGCCACTGGTGGCTCGGGTCGCCTGCATGTCCAGAATTTCATGACCACCAACCACTACGGCGCGACCGGCGACGGTCTGGTGATGGGTTATCGTGCCGGTGTCGGACTCTGCTTTTTGCACACGATCCAGTACCATCCGACCGGAGTGATCTTCCCGGAACAGGCCGAGGGTATCCTGATTACAGAGAAATTCCGCGGTTCCGGTGCCAACCTCGTCAACATCAAGGGCGAACAGTTCGTCAATGAGCGCGAGCCTCGAGATATCGAAGCATCCGCTATAATCCGCGAATGTGTTGACCGCGGTCTGGGTGTGCCCACTCCGACCGGTAAGTTCGGTGTCTGGCTGGACAGCCCGATGATCGACCATCTTTCCGGCGAAGGTACTGTCGAAAAAGAATTCCCCGGCAAGTTTATCCTGTATAAACGCTTTGACATCGATATCTCGAAAGAGCCGATGCTGATCTATCCGACTTTGCATTACCAGAATGGTGGCCTGGAATTCAAAAAAGATGGTTCGACTGCAGTAAAGGGGTTCTTCATAGCCGGTGAGGTCGGTGGTGGTACCCACGGTGAGAATCGTCTGATGGGCAACTCGCTTCTGGATATTATGGTATTCGGTCGTATCGCCGGTAAGAACGCCGGCGAGTTTGCCAAAGATCGAAGCGATCTGGGCCAGTTGTCTTTGGAGCATGTCGATAAATATCATAAGGAAATGGCCGAGGCCGGTATCGAGACCGATCGTGTGGCGCCGATGCTTCTTCCGGATTATACACCGGTCGAGATCAAAGAGCGAGAACTTACCAGCCATTACGTCGGTACAATAAGATAG